One Oligoflexus sp. DNA segment encodes these proteins:
- a CDS encoding serine/threonine-protein kinase, whose product MSSPEPVTKIGPYVVEYEVGSGGLGRVFRSTDPKTGRAVAVKILHDRYQESRKFLGIFHRELLIVARLKHKHIVEYIDASFDPPSCYIVTEFIDGWSLYKMMRHFGKVPPLVALCVAIDILQGIDYLHLHDTIHSDLSSPNVLISNTGKVLLTDFGLACNGEVENYKNYMVGTPGYYSPEHVVESSITPQSDLYCVGLLLFEMVTGEKAVKASKKRDEILSSMKNIDFSAIRCDDRRMQSMLRSLLKKALKFKLGSRYKNAESMIVDVYKILKRFDIRYSRYAIRQFLADGELAAPLPEKYIQDIYAGYERK is encoded by the coding sequence ATGTCGTCACCGGAACCCGTGACAAAAATCGGGCCCTACGTCGTCGAATACGAGGTCGGATCAGGAGGCCTCGGGCGCGTATTTCGTTCAACCGATCCGAAGACCGGTCGGGCTGTTGCGGTTAAAATCCTGCATGATCGTTATCAGGAGAGTCGGAAATTCCTCGGCATCTTCCATCGTGAACTTCTGATCGTCGCACGGCTGAAGCATAAGCACATCGTTGAGTATATAGATGCGAGCTTCGATCCGCCCAGCTGTTATATCGTCACGGAATTTATTGATGGCTGGTCGCTCTATAAAATGATGCGGCACTTCGGGAAGGTTCCGCCTTTGGTGGCCCTCTGCGTGGCGATTGATATACTGCAGGGTATTGATTATCTGCATCTGCACGATACGATACATTCCGATCTTTCCAGTCCCAACGTATTGATTTCCAATACCGGGAAGGTGCTGCTCACCGACTTCGGTTTGGCTTGCAACGGGGAAGTGGAAAACTATAAGAACTATATGGTGGGGACGCCGGGGTATTATTCACCGGAGCATGTGGTGGAGTCGTCGATCACCCCCCAATCCGATCTTTACTGCGTGGGGCTTTTGCTGTTTGAAATGGTCACGGGTGAAAAAGCCGTGAAGGCCAGCAAGAAGCGGGATGAAATCCTGTCGTCCATGAAGAATATAGATTTCTCGGCGATTCGCTGTGATGATCGCCGTATGCAGTCGATGCTTCGGAGCCTTCTGAAAAAAGCTTTGAAGTTTAAGCTCGGCAGCCGCTATAAGAACGCGGAATCCATGATCGTTGATGTCTATAAGATCCTGAAGCGCTTTGATATCCGCTATTCCCGATATGCCATCCGCCAGTTCCTGGCTGACGGTGAACTCGCCGCGCCCCTGCCTGAGAAATACATCCAGGATATTTATGCTGGCTACGAGCGCAAGTGA
- a CDS encoding acyl-CoA dehydrogenase, producing MLLLNPKHYNRFHPDPKSKALIEKTISFFEQKGLAAIKNDDQNSTWHDDFFQFVREEKIFAQLLTRAGYGSKDSRWDMWRISEFNEILGFYGLSYWYAWQVSILGLGPIWMSDNENARNEAAAALQDGGIFAFGLSEKAHGADIYSTDMTLTQDGEGRWKANGTKYYIGNGNKAAMVSTFGKFAATGDYVFFVARPGQAGYTVKKKIATSGVRPAFVAEYELKDYTVTDKDILHRGEQAWNAALNTVNIGKFELGFASIGIATHAFYEAIDHAANRELYKRQVTDFPHVKKLFTEAYARLVAMKLFGLRACDYMRVASPEDRRYLLFNPIMKMKVTGQGEKVVGMLHDIIAAKGFEQDTYFEMAIRDIGMLPKLEGTTHVNMALIIKFIKNYFFGHVSYPDVPQKSEAVDDAYLFRQNSGGLGEIRFGDYRRAFEGEDLSNILLFQKQISLFKKLISETPPTEAQQKNVDFMLANGELFTLIAYGQLILENARIYAVKPALKNQIFGFLIRDFSEYALKMILNHSIEPAQEAIYQQMIIKADADPSGFQEVWTQSVLPLKEAYRMKN from the coding sequence ATGTTGCTCTTGAATCCCAAGCACTATAACCGCTTCCATCCAGATCCTAAATCCAAGGCCCTGATCGAAAAGACCATCAGCTTTTTTGAACAGAAGGGTCTGGCCGCAATAAAAAATGATGACCAAAATTCGACGTGGCACGATGATTTTTTTCAGTTCGTTCGTGAGGAAAAAATCTTTGCCCAACTTTTGACCCGTGCGGGTTATGGTTCCAAAGACAGCCGCTGGGATATGTGGCGGATCAGTGAATTTAACGAGATCCTGGGCTTTTACGGACTTTCCTATTGGTATGCGTGGCAGGTGTCGATTCTGGGCCTGGGCCCCATTTGGATGAGCGATAACGAAAACGCCAGGAATGAAGCAGCTGCAGCTCTGCAGGACGGAGGCATCTTTGCCTTCGGTCTTTCAGAAAAGGCCCACGGTGCTGATATTTATTCCACAGACATGACTTTAACCCAGGATGGCGAGGGTCGCTGGAAAGCCAATGGCACCAAATATTATATCGGCAACGGCAATAAAGCCGCGATGGTGTCCACCTTTGGCAAATTCGCTGCCACCGGCGATTATGTGTTCTTCGTCGCGCGCCCTGGACAAGCCGGATACACAGTTAAAAAGAAGATTGCGACTTCAGGCGTGCGTCCGGCTTTTGTCGCGGAGTATGAACTGAAGGATTACACGGTCACGGACAAGGATATTCTCCACCGTGGGGAACAGGCCTGGAATGCGGCTCTCAACACCGTGAACATCGGCAAGTTTGAATTGGGATTTGCTTCGATCGGCATCGCGACACACGCCTTTTATGAAGCGATCGATCATGCGGCGAATCGCGAGCTTTACAAGCGTCAGGTCACGGACTTTCCCCATGTGAAGAAACTCTTTACCGAAGCCTATGCGCGCCTTGTGGCCATGAAACTGTTTGGACTCAGGGCCTGTGATTATATGCGCGTCGCTTCACCCGAGGATCGCCGCTATCTCCTCTTCAACCCCATCATGAAAATGAAGGTGACGGGCCAGGGCGAGAAAGTGGTTGGCATGCTGCATGATATCATCGCCGCCAAGGGTTTCGAGCAGGACACCTATTTTGAAATGGCCATTCGTGACATCGGCATGCTGCCCAAGCTGGAAGGCACCACACATGTGAACATGGCCCTGATCATCAAATTCATCAAAAATTATTTCTTCGGTCATGTGTCCTATCCCGATGTTCCGCAGAAAAGCGAGGCGGTCGATGATGCCTATCTTTTCCGACAGAATTCCGGTGGTCTGGGAGAGATTCGCTTTGGTGACTATCGCCGCGCATTCGAAGGCGAAGACCTGTCCAATATCCTGCTCTTCCAAAAGCAGATCAGCCTCTTCAAAAAACTCATCAGCGAAACACCGCCCACGGAAGCACAGCAGAAGAACGTCGACTTCATGCTGGCCAACGGTGAACTTTTCACGCTGATCGCCTATGGGCAGTTGATCCTGGAAAATGCACGAATTTATGCAGTTAAACCGGCTCTAAAAAATCAAATTTTCGGCTTTTTGATTCGGGATTTCTCAGAATACGCTTTGAAGATGATTCTGAATCACAGCATCGAGCCGGCTCAGGAAGCCATCTACCAGCAGATGATCATAAAAGCTGATGCCGATCCATCCGGCTTTCAGGAGGTCTGGACCCAGAGCGTTCTACCCTTGAAAGAGGCCTATCGCATGAAGAACTGA